The proteins below are encoded in one region of Engraulis encrasicolus isolate BLACKSEA-1 chromosome 1, IST_EnEncr_1.0, whole genome shotgun sequence:
- the zp3c gene encoding uncharacterized protein zp3c → MISGLPLLLLLCLNYRTEGYPVEYVGTLLGSDEYTPTAVEYSRDAFQVEYSATPEETQGAQQSRPIAADTDDKPDTTWEELQAMISASEGIGAGWSEVSVDSNFKTAAAEGPAFKSAAEGPTFKSEGPALIASAGGGTFGSLSNPTLLNLPMFSIDMSPLGSGVFRPEEGTRHLPEAVIPKLLPPTPTDPAPPQNGKVDALCHLDRIYIRIRKDLFSYPENARQYLRVGPCPVNQARGDHYYFLYYLNNCSRTFMDGNLFSTYSSKLTYNPPSSTGVVLRDLPFSVDVNCKYYKNFNAYAYGPNPDTRSGTLFTRLAQASRITLTLHDDQWNPLAPGEAFSIGRPMFFQVKMPPRGQSGANFRSKTTEYSNDRVYVNKCYMTAASDPNSMPRYTVINQNGCMEDSKAISSSRFIPSPDQSRLRFSVGAFVFRDSETLPSGLRRLYMHCQIALGPSTPTPSAKSCTFNSNTQMWTELSGANHVCACCATSSCPSDGSGANKMVTSLLWDEDGKEVMPEMMAKAAAVPDKAAMPDKMAKAADDIDADDSYDEFMKYWVGN, encoded by the exons ATGATATCAGGCCTGCCATTACTGCTTCTCTTGTGTTTGAATTACAGGACTGAAGGTTACCCAGTGGAGTATGTAGGCACGTTGTTAGGGTCAGACGAGTATACCCCAACGGCGGTGGAGTACTCTCGGGATGCTTTCCAGGTCGAGTATTCGGCAACACCAGAGGAGACGCAAGGAGCCCAGCAAAGTAGGCCTATCGCAGCAGACACAGATGACAAACCCGATACGACTTGGGAAGAGCTGCAAGCCATGATCAGCGCGTCGGAGGGCATTGGCGCTGGATGGTCTGAGGTGTCTGTAGATTCCAACTTCAAGACCGCTGCTGCGGAAGGTCCCGCTTTCAAGAGCGCCGCAGAAGGTCCCACTTTCAAGAGCGAAGGTCCAGCTTTGATCGCCTCAGCAGGAGGGGGCACTTTCGGCTCCCTTTCAAATCCAACGCTGCTGAATCTGCCGATGTTCAGCATCGACATGTCCCCCCTCGGCAGTGGCGTCTTCAGGCCGGAGGAAGGCACCAGGCACCTTCCTGAGGCTGTCATTCCGAAgcttctgccccccacccccaccgacCCGGCGCCGCCCCAGAACGGCAAAGTGGACGCCCTTTGCCACTTGGACCGCATCTACATCCGCATCAGGAAGGATCTTTTCAGCTACCCGGAAAATGCAAGGCAGTACCTGAGGGTTGGGCCGTGCCCGGTCAACCAGGCCAGAGGAGACCATTACTACTTTCTCTACTACCTGAACAACTGCAGCAGAACATTCATG GATGGGAACCTCTTCTCCACATATTCCTCCAAGCTGACCTACAATCCGCCCTCCTCCACTGGAGTCGTCCTACGAGACCTGCCCTTCAGCGTTGACGTAAACTGCAAATACTATAA GAATTTCAATGCGTACGCCTACGGCCCCAATCCAGACACTCGCTCTGGCACCCTTTTCACTCGTCTGGCCCAGGCATCCCGAATCACGCTGACTCTACACGATG ACCAATGGAATCCCCTGGCGCCTGGTGAGGCCTTCAGCATCGGCAGGCCCATGTTCTTCCAGGTGAAGATGCCCCCAAGGGGTCAAAGTGGTGCCAACTTCCGATCGAAAACAACTGAGTACAGCAATGACCGCGTCTATGTCAACAAGTGTTACATGACCGCCGCCAGTGACCCCAACTCGATGCCCAGATACACCGTGATCAATCAGAATGG GTGTATGGAGGACAGCAAGGCCATTTCCAGCTCCAGGTTTATTCCCTCTCCAGACCAGAGCAGGCTGAGGTTTTCCGTCGGTGCCTTCGTCTTCCGAGATTCTGAAACTCTCCCAAGTGGGCTGAGG AGACTGTACATGCACTGTCAGATCGCCCTGGGACCTTCTACTCCCACCCCTAGTGCGAAGTCATGCACCTTCAACAGTAATACACAAAT GTGGACTGAGTTGAGTGGTGCCAACCATGTGTGCGCTTGCTGTGCGACTTCCTCCTGTCCCTCTGACGGCTCAG GTGCAAACAAGATGGTGACCAGCCTGCTGTGGGATGAGGATGGCAAGGAGGTCATGCCGGAGATGATGGCCAAGGCGGCAGCCGTACCTGACAAGGCAGCCATGCCTGACAAGATGGCTAAGGCAGCCGACGACATCGACGCAGATGACTCTTATGATGAATTTATGAAATACTGGGTCGGAAattga